The following are encoded in a window of Microcaecilia unicolor chromosome 14, aMicUni1.1, whole genome shotgun sequence genomic DNA:
- the LOC115457143 gene encoding olfactory receptor 1009-like has protein sequence MTLSYSSGEITNQTLLNEFVFLELVTTPLLSALLFLTFAVIYLMTLAVNLAIVVIIKLDSHLHTPMYFFLSCLAVVEIWYTTTTVPKMLANFLQENKSISFAGCFTQMFFFVTFGSIECVLLAVMAYDRYVAICSPLHYSSKMNSRVCLQLFAISAFVGFINGLVQAVFTSRLPFCKNERINHFICDIPPMLKLACSDTHINEFFVYLLGGLVIVGSFALTLISYAYIVTAVLKIRTSKGRRKAFSTCTSHLIVVSIFYGTLTYTYVRPASNYSLDEDKVVFIIYSTVTPLLNPFIYSVRNKEIQGAFRRVFKKIIQF, from the coding sequence atGACTTTAAGCTACTCTTCAGGTGAAATTACAAACCAAACCTTATTAAATGAATTTGTTTTCTTGGAACTCGTAACGACTCCACTACTCAGTGCATTGCTCTTTCTGACCTTTGCTGTCATTTATCTGATGACTCTGGCCGTCAATCTCGCCATCGTTGTGATCATCAAATTGGATTCACATCTTCACACCCCTATGtacttttttctttcttgcttGGCTGTGGTGGAAATCTGGTACACCACAACCACTGTCCCCAAAATGCTGGCCAACTTCCTGCAAGAAAACAAAAGTATTTCCTTCGCTGGCTGCTTCACccagatgtttttctttgttaCTTTCGGAAGCATAGAGTGTGTCCTTCTTGCAGTGATGGCCTACGATCGATATGTGGCGATATGCAGCCCCCTGCACTAttcatccaaaatgaacagtagGGTTTGTCTTCAACTATTTGCCATTTCAGCATTTGTTGGCTTTATAAATGGGCTGGTACAGGCTGTATTTACATCTCGACTACCCTTCTGCAAGAACGAAAGAATTAATCATTTCATCTGTGATATTCCTCCAATGTTGAAGCTTGCTTGCTCAGACACCCACATCAATGAATTTTTTGTTTATCTACTTGGTGGGCTTGTGATCGTGGGCTCTTTTGCGTTGACCTTGATATCATATGCTTACATTGTCACCGCCGTTCTGAAGATCCGTACCTCCAAAGGCAGGCGCAAAGCCTTCTCCACCTGTACCTCCCACTTAATTGTGGTTAGCATATTTTATGGGACCCTCACCTATACATACGTGCGCCCCGCATCAAACTATAGTTTAGATGAGGATAAAGTGGTCTTCATCATTTATAGCACGGTGACTCCACTTTTAAATCCCTTCATTTACAGCGTCCGAAACAAGGAAATACAGGGTGCTTTCAGGAGAGTCTTCAAAAAAATTATACAGTTCTAA